The genomic interval AAATCTGTCCAGTAGGATCGTATGCTGTTGTGTTtgggctgacagacagacatatagatggggacacatgcacgcacccatgcacacgtgcacgcacgcgcacacacacacacacacacacacacacacacacacacacacacacacacacacacacacacacacacacacacagagtagaAAGTTGAGAAATTTTTGCATTCGGTGGTATTACTGCCCTTAGATGATTGGACTGCTAGGAGAACCACAAGCTGGATCATCAATACAGATTGAAGGCATGACAACAATTGGTGAGTAACATCTACTCTTTGGGTTATTTATGCCAAGCTGTTGTGAAATGCAATGCCATTAGCATCAAGTTATGGAAACTTTGAAAATGATTTATCGTGGGAAATTATTAAACTAAAGCCATCAGTTGGAGACTCCAGTGAGAATCAAATCAgtcgcgtgtgtgtgtatgtgtgtgtgtgtgtgtgtgtgtgtgtgtgtgtgtgtgtgtgtgtgtgtgtgtgtgtgtgtgtgtgtgtgtatgtatgtatgtatgtaccaacttttaataataacaaaaaaatgtatgtatgtatgagtGCAGTGCACTCTTGAAAGTTACAGTAATAGTTTGTTGTGCTTGCTGTGCCTCTAGGAATCTTCTATGAGGCTGTGCTTATTAGACCAGTGCAAACTGACGACGTCAAACCACCTCTGATTGTTACTCCTCATGGTAAATTTATTTATGCCATTTTTGCTTTTTTTTGTAGCTGCATCGATAGCATTGTCTAGAAGTGGTAGCTTTGTGTTAACACTTCAGTTTAGTTTAAAGGTGTAAGCTTTGCTTAATGTTGGATGCAGTTCTCATGAAACTTGAGCACGTTTTATCCACCTTTTGTTAGTTGTTGTCAGATTCTCAATTAACAGCATGAAGAGTTGGGATCTGAGAGTAATGAGGTTGGGCAAGAGTTGAATTTCAATATGGTTGTATGCAggactttgttgttgttagaaataatgtttttgtatatttaaTGCATATGTATATAGCATTCTATGCAGACAGCCACCTTCTTATTGTTTGATATCTCATTGCAGGAGGTCCTCATAGTTGTGCTGTAGCCGACTTCTCGGTTTCTACTACGACTCTTTGTTTGCTAGGATTTGCTGTTCTGTTAGGTTTTGTAATCTTTGTGTGACTTTGTGACTTTGCGGACTTGCAATTTTTCATGTTACTATAGTTAATTACCGTGGCTCAATTGGGTTTGGTCAAGATAGCATTGATGCCTTGTTAGGCAACATTGGAAAGATAGATGTGTGTGATGTACAGGTAGGTAAGTTTGTTGCTTACTTTTCAACACCACGTGGTTCATTCTCAATGTAGGATGCAGCTGTGAATGTAATTCAATCTGGAGTTGTTGATCCGACGAGGATTTTAGTACATGGTGGTTCTCATGGTGGATTTCTGTCATGTCACCTTATAGGACAATTTCCAGTCAGTGAacatgtattaattaatactcaGCACTATACTATGAGTAATTGCTGGATGTGCAGGAGTTCTACAAAGCTGCTTGTGTGAGAAATCCTGTCACTAATATTGCAGGTTGTGTAATGCTAGTGTGATTGTGTTTTAGTACTAAGGTTGATTTCCTTATAGCCATGGTTGGAGTCAGTGATATACCTGATTGGTCTGGAAAGATTCATCAATCAACTGCTTGATTTGAAAGAACTGATGCTGTACTGGCATGTTTCTGTTTTCAGGTGCCATACAGAAGTTGGCCTACTATACAATGTGTGGACAACAGTATCGACTGCTGATACACTTACAAAAATGATAAATGTATCACCTATTAGATATGCTGACAAGGTGTGTGCTGTGCATGTACTTAAATGTTGACAGCAAATCCAGTGTGCTTATCCGGCttttttgtgttaattaatcaagttgtGACACATCATTAACTTTGCTAGCTGTACTATTGAGCTCTTATGCTACCAATAACAAGTCGTGTGGTTTTTAGGTGAAGACACCCATTCTGTTTCTTGTTGGAGCTCAAGATCTTCGAGTCCCACCTCCTCAATCACATGAGATGCATTATGCTTTGAAGGCAAGGCATGTACGAACAAAGTAGGGCCAGCAGTTTGATTAGTTAGAATGGTGTTAGATATACTGATTTTGCCAGGATGTTGGTATATGACAAGAGCAGTCATCCGCTAATGGAAGTTGATGTAGAAGCTGATGCCTTTGTCAATATGGTTCTATGGTTCTATGATCACCTGTCTTCAGTAAAGAAAATTTAGTGACACCTCATGTAGTTGTGATATTCTTTTTTGCATTTTAATGTCAAGAGTAATCTTGGTATCATACAGTTAAGCATCACTCTGGCATATCGAATATAGATATCTATATGTTCTCATCAAATTATTGTAACAATGGCAAACAATAGAGAAATTACGCGACTCCTTATAGTCAAGTTTGATTCTCTTCGTTGGGAGTTGAAGTTGGATTGCTGCAAATGGAATTCTGAGGAGTTCTTGACTCTACTGGTGTCGGGCAGCTGCTTACTCTGACACGGGATTGTCCAAGAGTTGCTGGCCGAGTCCATTCAAATGATTTCATGTAGCATGACTTGAATTTGTTGTCTGAATCAGTTTTTGGTGGTTTGTACAGCACAGGTGGAGCGGACATTCTGCCACTTGTTTTGTGTGAGTTTATTGTCAAGGTGTCTGTAGCTCTTAGTGGTGTGCCATCTGTATAATTGAGATGATAGGAGGTTCTGAAACGTTCCTGGGGCTCCACTCTTGGACCCCAACTGAACATATCATGATCTGTTGAGGCTGGACTGCTACGAATTGCTCGCCTTCCAACACCCTACACAGCATTAGGAAGTGATTCAATACGATTGAATGTGAATGaagacaacatacacacacacaattacaccTAGTGTTTATACATGTACCATTTCTCTTTCACTCTATTGGTCTCGGTCATGGCCTTACTTACCTTGCAGTCTTTGTTGCGTATAGCACAGCATTATGCCTCTGTTGTACATAGCAATTTTACAATAAAATGTAACCATTTAAATCTTCTATTGTTTCCATCTGGCATATCGTCTCTCCTGCTGTATTTTCTGCTAGTCTGTATCAGCCATGCATTCCCTGTTGTGCTCTCCTGCTATTGTCATTGTTTGATACTGTTATGCTTTTTTCGTTGTACATGtcttttcttgtttctcttcCCATCACGTATCTTCTTTAGTTTGTACATGTTTCTCTTTCTAAGTACTGAGTATTACCAATTGGTTTTATGCCTCGCTTTCAATTTCTCAAGAGTCTTTCCTATTTCCTCTCCTCGGCTCCTTGCCCACTTGACCCTTTGTCCCTTTTTTTATAATTCCCCTAACTAAACTGTCCCATCGTCTTCCCTTACTTGGTGATATTATGATCCCCAAGGAGTTACTACTAACTGACCTGTGCTGAGTAAACACCTCTTTGCAAAAAGACATATTTGTTGTCGT from Corticium candelabrum chromosome 22, ooCorCand1.1, whole genome shotgun sequence carries:
- the LOC134197132 gene encoding acylamino-acid-releasing enzyme-like isoform X1, whose translation is MFGSLEWSSSEDRILFIAERYRPKAASYFDKNDKSSESSSYVRGAEHLFFEEWGELLTKHHCPVPVIFSLETKDCQAVDCDLSVGQALWGPHDDSLIFIGWDNEPRRLGLIFCSNRKSAVYLYNLQDLKLEELSGADLSVTSPRLNSDKTKLVYLGNIVGGPHKSCMRLMMLDLGTRETVTLVDIVNSPGEGGFPGLYVDALPSRCWSSDDSKIIFSSIWQSKQEILCVDISSASVFKISPDGVAGCWSVLDVFDDLVTCSFASPSSPSRLMIGLLGEPQAGSSIQIEGMTTIASSYGNFENDLSWEIIKLKPSVGDSRIFYEAVLIRPVQTDDVKPPLIVTPHGGPHSCAVADFSVSTTTLCLLGFAVLLVNYRGSIGFGQDSIDALLGNIGKIDVCDVQDAAVNVIQSGVVDPTRILVHGGSHGGFLSCHLIGQFPEFYKAACVRNPVTNIAAMVGVSDIPDWCHTEVGLLYNVWTTVSTADTLTKMINVSPIRYADKVKTPILFLVGAQDLRVPPPQSHEMHYALKARHVRTKMLVYDKSSHPLMEVDVEADAFVNMVLWFYDHLSSVKKI
- the LOC134197132 gene encoding acylamino-acid-releasing enzyme-like isoform X2; the encoded protein is MFGSLEWSSSEDRILFIAERYRPKAASYFDKNDKSSESSSYVRGAEHLFFEEWGELLTKHHCPVPVIFSLETKDCQAVDCDLSVGQALWGPHDDSLIFIGWDNEPRRLGLIFCSNRKSAVYLYNLQDLKLEELSGADLSVTSPRLNSDKTKLVYLGNIVGGPHKSCMRLMMLDLGTRETVTLVDIVNSPEGGFPGLYVDALPSRCWSSDDSKIIFSSIWQSKQEILCVDISSASVFKISPDGVAGCWSVLDVFDDLVTCSFASPSSPSRLMIGLLGEPQAGSSIQIEGMTTIASSYGNFENDLSWEIIKLKPSVGDSRIFYEAVLIRPVQTDDVKPPLIVTPHGGPHSCAVADFSVSTTTLCLLGFAVLLVNYRGSIGFGQDSIDALLGNIGKIDVCDVQDAAVNVIQSGVVDPTRILVHGGSHGGFLSCHLIGQFPEFYKAACVRNPVTNIAAMVGVSDIPDWCHTEVGLLYNVWTTVSTADTLTKMINVSPIRYADKVKTPILFLVGAQDLRVPPPQSHEMHYALKARHVRTKMLVYDKSSHPLMEVDVEADAFVNMVLWFYDHLSSVKKI
- the LOC134197133 gene encoding uncharacterized protein C3orf84-like gives rise to the protein MSTTTRERQIGTWFRTGFYGHSRSKPRADCDYEYRRAVKPKPPIKFEEKMKAATGWHLFSRHDNKYVFLQRGVYSAQGVGRRAIRSSPASTDHDMFSWGPRVEPQERFRTSYHLNYTDGTPLRATDTLTINSHKTSGRMSAPPVLYKPPKTDSDNKFKSCYMKSFEWTRPATLGQSRVRVSSCPTPVESRTPQNSICSNPTSTPNEENQT